Sequence from the Salvelinus alpinus chromosome 35, SLU_Salpinus.1, whole genome shotgun sequence genome:
tagagccgtccgtcagtcaggagcagctagagccgtccgccagtcaggagcagctagagccgtccgccagtcaggagccgctagagccttccgccagacaggagacgctagagccttccgccagacaggagcagccagagccttccgccagacaggagcagccagagccgtcagccagccatgaccagccagagccgtcagccagccatgaccagccagagtcgttagacagtccggagctgcccctcagtccggagctgccggactgaggggcagctgtgtagaggagtcaggcgcaggacagaaAATATGAGTAAATTAACGTACTTTACTCAACATATACAAATGCAATACAAAAAGGAGGGCCCACATTAACGGACCTTACTACAtacaaacaattactcacaaacagACATGGTGGAACAGAGGGTtgaataatgaacaagtaattggggaattgaaaccaggtgtgtaagacaaagacaaaacaaatggaaaatgaaaagtggatcggcgatggctagaaggccggtgacgtcgaccgccgaacgccacccgaacaaggagagggaccgacttcggcggaagtcgtgacattatcagcaaccatcactcctgtgttccaatggcacgttactgtatgttagctaatccaagtttatcatttaaaaaggctaattgatcattagaaaacccttttgcaattttgttagcacagctgaaaactgttgtcctgattaaatctggcattctttagactagttgagtatctggagcatcagcatttgtgggttcgattacaggctcaaaatgtccagaaacaaagaactttcttctgaaactcgtcagtctattcttgttctgagaaatgaagggtattccatgcgagaaattgccaagaaactgaagaggcgactccgggatgctggccttctaggcagagttgcaaagaaaagccaaatctcagactggacaatgaaaataaaacattaaggtgtggcaaaagaacacagacactggacagaggaactctgcctagacgttcagcatcccggagtcgcctcttcactgttgacgttgagactggtgttttgcgggcactatttaatgaagctgccagttgaggacttgtgaggcgtctgtttctctaactagacactctaatgtacttgtcgtcttgctcagttgtgcaccggggcctcacactcctctttctattcgggttagagacagtttgcgctgttctgtgaaggcagtaatacacagcgttgtacgagatattccgtttcttggcaattgtaaagcaatatcagtgggttttgtgacaAAGgaaccatctgattcaatgaatgatggagcggaGTTTCactttttgcccaaaatttcattctcacatgggtattcctcttatctaggtgggttaGGGCACCATGGAGAGCAACTTCAattgcgtcatctatggatctgttgggatgtacgcaaattggagtgggtctaggatgtctgggatggtggagttaatgtgtgccataaccagcctctcaaagcacctcATGATTACAGaaatgagtgctacagggcgggagtctttgtggcatgaagccttagagttcttaAGAACAGGGATGACTGTGATCATCTTAAAACGTGTGGGGATTACAGACAAGAAGAGATTTAAAATGACCGTGAATATATATGCCTcccagctgttctgcgcatgctctgagaacgcgccCTGGAATACTGTCGGGGTCCGCGGCCTTGCGGGTGTTGAGCTGATTAAAGACCTTACTCATGTCGTCCttggagagcgagatcacccagtCCTCTGGGTCGGTGACGGCCCTCACGCCCGGCTCGATGTTGTGGTTTTCAAAGCGTGAATAAAATGCATTGAGAACGATGTGTTGAACATTGCAGTCGTATCCAACTTGATCATTTGAGAATAAAACTGAACCCCCATTGGCTCAGATGATACCAGAGTCTCGTTGGGTCCAGCAGAGATGTTGAGACATGTTTTATGAGGGGCAAGATGTCTTTAGAGTGGAGCCGGGCACTAGGTTGGCCTagagggtgtgtgcgtgtgtgtcttccTTAGTTACCACACAGAAAGTCCAGCTCTGCCTaggaccacactgtctttatttATCTCAGCGGTTACTTGGATATCTGCCATGTCATATTTCTAGCTGGGcagcctgcctgtctccctctcactctcaagGTGAGAAGCGTCATACCAGAACGAACTGACCCAAACCTCCCACGTCCTTTTAATACTGCTCATACTCCGtccatctctctttcctttcctgcACCCTAACTGTGCACACTCCCTCTTTTTTCCTCCTCATCTGCAGACTCCCTTTCGTTCCCTTCTGAGTCCATCTCTGGCAGTTACTCTTCTGGAGAGTTATTCAATTCTGACACATACTGTAAATGTATATTCATGGAGTACTAACAACGTGCCATTCTAGCTTACCTCCATAGCTTTTCACAGTAAGAAATAGAGGGAGATGCATTCAGTGCTTGTGTTGGAGATGAAAATGACAGCCCACTCATACAGCATAAGAACATTATACTGTTATTGTTTTGCTCAATGAAGTGGCAAATAAATCTGTTTTTGAATCTTCTTTCTCAACATCTCTCTCAAGGTTTGATAACATTTATGTAACATCACGCTTCGATTAACACAGATTAACAGCAAAAAGAAAAGGCGAATTGCGTTATTCCCTTGtaatttaaataatttatttaccACTAGAGTACAACAACAATAATGTGTTACAATACATCATAGtgggtcaacaacaacaaaaacataatcatcataaacaacaacaacgaaAAATAATAGCTCTATCATGACAATATTGGTGCCTCGCTCCTCTTCCTGGTTTTCCAGGAAGTCCACTGGCGCGGTTGCCCAAAGGTGGGTGGGGTTAGGGGCGGGGTAGTGTCACCTAAACTTCCTGCTCTGAGTCACATCATCAACACTCCTCATTTAATAAGGGGGAAGTAACGActattaaaaaatacaaaaataaaaaactgaatcAAAATAGCGTCAGTGCAATTCTTCGTGTCCAACTATTTTTATTCCTACAAAGGACAAAAACCTATGACTGAATAATGGCTTTACACTTTGAGAGAGGCGGGCGAGACAAAGCTTTTCGGATGCAAATGAGCAGATACAACGCCGGTGTCCATAACAACTACTGCACACCTGTAAATATGACCTTTTGACCTCTGACCTAAAGTAACCTCAGACCTAATGGAATGGTCACAATGGTTCATGGATAATCTCTGAACCAGGTCACATCTACTGTCCATTCTCACCTATCGTATCTCTTCTCTCTAATTGTCACCACAACACTACTATACCTCCCTAACTAACATACTTCCACATTCCCATACCACTGCATCATATAGACAACGACAGCCCTGTTCTACTCAGAACGATCCAACATACCCACAGAAATCTTAAACGTGTGTTTATGATGACATACCTTGTGTGGTTGATGGAATCACTGTTGGGCTCCCTAAAGCATTCAAGATTCAATGCACAAGGGAAACAGAGCTCAACATTACGTTGGGACACTTTTCTTGTTTCGTTTTTTTTGTTATCAAAATGTCAGGACTGTTCATTCCAGTAGAGATTGAATATGTTGCCTGCTGCAGGGTTtgggatgggtgtgtgtgtgtgttctttatgAGTATGCCTGTGTGAGGATGAGTCTGTTGAAAAGGTAGGCATGCTAggtgtgtttattttattttgttctctgtctctctcttagtctcctCGCCTCTTTCTGCCTTAAGTGGCTGTTACAGCACATATAAACAGCATATGGGACGCGATTATAACATTACTATGTTATAACATATTAGTAAACTGACATTGGGAAGTGGATTCATCCACCACGCGTTGGGTGCTAACCGTAAAACACTGGATATTAAATAGGCAATACAATTATCAAAAATCTAAACAAAATATAAAATTACAATAGTTTCAAAGGGATGCAAAACGAGACAAACAAAATCAAGGAGATGGCTTGCTTAGAATGTTGAAACCGGGGGGGGGGTCGTCTTTGTTTCTCAGACGTATTATTTCACATATAGACACGTATACTTTTTTCCAGTGTTTGCCGTACTCTTGCGTCTTTGTGTGACAAGTGTGTGAGGTGAGGCATGTTAACAGGGCCTTTCTAAACACAAAAACACAGGCACACCTGTACAAAAGCCacagctgcgtgtgtgtgtgtgtgtgtgtgtgtgtgtgtgtgtgtgtgtgtgtgtgtgtgtgtgtgtgtgtgtgtgtgtgtgtgcgcatggatGTTTTCGGGAGACCTGTTTTCTGTACCTAGATCTGCTCAGCACCTTTTCCACTTGTGCTTGTAGGAGATCAAATATGTCTGTACAATAGTGCAGGAAAGTAAtagtgtgactgactgtgtgaaTGGACAGTATGTGTTTGTTGAtgaatgtgtgtatgtacagtatgtgtatttatatgtgtgggtgggtgggtgggtgcatacacgtgtgtatgcatgtatgtgtgaCTGAATGTGTGCgtatccaagtgtgtgtgtgtgactgaataTGCACAGTTCCTAGCTGCACTTGCAGGACTTGACGATCATGTTGGAGAGCTGCTCTATCTTGGGGGTCTTGCCGATGTAGTAGAGGATGGTGAGAGGTTCCAGATCCTGAGACACACAGCAGGGCGATGCCGACGCCTCCGGGTTGATGGTGTTGTACAGGCCTAGCACCTGAAGCGAAGAATCACACACAGAGGTCAAGTATGAGGCTTGATGTTGACAAAGGCAATGGTCTTTGACCAGTGCTGCTTTGAAACTATGAAAAAACTAAAAAAGAGGAATGAGACGATCTACAGAAGAACTCCACTGCACAACGCTGCCACAATGACCACTTCTCCACACTGCTACTCTCACCACTTCTCTACTACCACTCTGACCTCTGCTGGCTCTAAACCAATCGCTTTGGATTATTTAACCTTTGACCCTTGACTTCTCACCTTGGAATGCTGGGTGTCAGCGCTCCATAGATAGGGACAGGCCCCGGCGCAGAAATTAGCATTGTAGCCCTTGGGCTCGTGGATCCACCTCCAGCCCAGATCCTTCTTGAAGTCGATGTAGAGCGACCGCAAGCAGCAGTTATCCTGGACATTTCTGTgcgtaggaagacagagagaggagtgagggatggatACGGTTCTGTGGGagccacacgtgtgtgtgtgtgtaagagagagtgaATACATGCAGAGCTGTGAGCAGAGAGAGTTCTGCAATAAGAACAActgccaagtgtgtgtgtgtcactgagaGGGTGAGCTGCTGACAGAGAAGCTAACTATTTACTAGgtgtgtacagtatctattagctgtgagtgtgcatgtgcacatgcttctgtgtctgtgtgtgtgttgagttccCGCCAGCAGAGTGGTGTCGGGGTCatgtgaggatcagtggggtcaGTAGGGGTCATTATGGGTCAGTACCTGGAGCAGAAGGCAGCGTCCAGGGCTCGTTTGGAGCGGTGGCTCTTGTGCTGGGACTCCAGGCGGTAGGAAGGCAGCAGCATCATGAGCAGGTGTGGAGCCTGGGCGCTGTGGCGCCGCTTCCTATACACCTTCAGGTCTCCGCTGTGGTGGAAGCTGTCATCTATACCTGtcaatcacacacatacatatcaTCAAAAATCCATCATGTTCATACAATGTCAAATCAAGTTAGGGGAAATCAAgtgtgacattttaaagtggaaatgacaCATTTTTTAAAAGCTTTTTAAAACCCTTTGGAATATACTacaatttgcatttcctgctgcgcaggaaaattctctgcgacaacagagtgatcaaattaagatagaaCATCTGTGTaggacccacagggctctggtcaaaagtagtacactatatagtgactagtgtgccatttgggacacactccaAATCATCTGTACCAGTGAATCACACAAACTGCATATCTGCTACTTACTGCACTTCTTATTCACCCTTGCCAAACACATTGTTGCATAACTATTCATGTCAGTTAGCTACATATTAATGAAAGTCAAATACAATGTACTTATCTCTCAATATACAGATATTCTATCTTTATTTGATCACTCAGTTGTCACAGAAAATGTTCCTGCggtgcaggaaatgcaaactgtAGTGTTCAAGGCTTCGAAAGTTTTTCAATTCCACTTAAagatttcagacttgattttcccgaTTGAAAAATGTATCATCCCCTTCAAAAATGTCCATAATCATTCACATTTCCTTttactgcaggattattttcctgctgtgagaaactagTCAAATTAAGATAGCATCTGTATGCCTGTAGGGTAACACACATATACTGTCCAATACATACCTGCAAAGCGGGTTTCCAGCTCCTCACTCTTATTGGGGATGATGTAGTTGTTTGAGGGCACAAACGTGCAGCACGGACAATGCAAGCTGATCTTGAATCCACTGTttctgtctgggggggggggggggaaatagacAGGATTGTTCATATACAACAGGCCAATGAGATTTCAGCATCATGTATGATCAGTGTAGTATAGGAAGTCAAAACCTCTGCGTCCTACCTCTGTGAAGCAACCATTCACTGACTGCCTCTGTCACGTCAAAAGACAGCCACTCCCCCTCCGTGCGCGTGCGCACCACCTTGCTGTCAATGTAGCGCTGCGTCGGGGACGCCAGGTCCTTGTGACTCAAAATCTGTGGAAACAACACATGTCCTATGTATGAGAACAACCTGGAGGGAAATTCTGGTAAGAGTCCCAGAAGTCGCTCCTGGTTCAGTTACTCGGGTCTAGTAGTGGTCCCCCCCCCAGTCTCCAAGACTGCTCTCTCCCTGATCGGTTGAGCAGGTCTAGGAGGAGCCGAGCTGGGCCGGAAACAGATGCCGGACAGAGCGTTGTTATTCTGCTGTCCTTCATAACCATGTATTTATGTTGGCCATGCTCTCCTTAATGTGAGAAACACTGCTCCTCTACTCCACCACTGTCTGCTACACCACTGAGATCTACTGCTGCTACAGGGAAGCCTGACGAgagaagcgagagagggagggagaagaggtaggggaaaggtgagagagaggcagagtgagagtgagagaaaaaaggaaagaGAGGTTGAGACTAGTCAAAATCTCTGAAAAGTAAGCCTACAGAGACTGGGGCCAATTGCTTACAAACCCTTGAGATGAGAGACAGACATGGGGGCCCATCTACCTGGATGGTCACTTACTTCAACATAGCCCTGGATATCTTTCCTCTAGGCCCTGGCTAGTCTTCACTAGGCCCTGGCGAGTGAACCATCTCAGGGCCCGATCACTCCTCAACAGTCATGGCAAAGGGAGAACCTTCCTAGTAGTTAATGTATAGTAACACTGTATCTCTGAGACATACATCATCATGTATCGGCTCAATTCCACTCTGTATCTGAATGTGTGTGGAACTACACACGTCAGTGTAATGTTTTGGGTGTCCAGTTCATGTAGAGCACAACTTGAATGTATTACTGAAGGTTATCAGTTGATCTCCTTGGAGAAACTCCCTGGTTGCACCGGCTCTATCTGTCCTCCCTCACATGCTTTCAATCGCCTGTGTTCGTGTGAGAAAATCCTCCATGTTGAGCTGTGTTTAGGCCACCTGTCATTCCCCTGGCTGGACATAAACACTACCACGCCCTGAGAATGGGCTGGTGCCGGCGGTCCTGCACCGTGTGGAGGCAGTAGACGCTGGGCCGGAGCGCAGCCCCCGGAGACTCAGCACCGGGTCTAAATCACCGCTTTGCATTccacactcctctctccactcacAAATAACGCTGGACTGATCCATCTGCCGCCCGGCTCCCGACACTACTGACTCACACATTTCTAACAGGCCCACGCTGAA
This genomic interval carries:
- the LOC139564238 gene encoding transforming growth factor beta-2 proprotein-like, giving the protein MNYCVLSLLLTMDLATVAVSLSTCSTLDMDQFMKKRIEAIRGQILSKLKLTSPPETYPKPEEVSRDIVAIYNSTRDLLQEKANDRAATCERQRSEEEYYAKEVHKIDMQPPYPSENVISPTHYNPYYRRLTFDVTSMEKNASNLVKAELRVFRLQNPKARVSEQRIELYQILSHKDLASPTQRYIDSKVVRTRTEGEWLSFDVTEAVSEWLLHRDRNSGFKISLHCPCCTFVPSNNYIIPNKSEELETRFAGIDDSFHHSGDLKVYRKRRHSAQAPHLLMMLLPSYRLESQHKSHRSKRALDAAFCSRNVQDNCCLRSLYIDFKKDLGWRWIHEPKGYNANFCAGACPYLWSADTQHSKVLGLYNTINPEASASPCCVSQDLEPLTILYYIGKTPKIEQLSNMIVKSCKCS